A region of Deltaproteobacteria bacterium DNA encodes the following proteins:
- a CDS encoding NAD(P)-binding domain-containing protein, with translation MPGTIFEPVRRYTRWLHTQWPAGIVEKLPEVREDYSTNVPGLYIVGDLTGIPLLKFSSDSGARAVQNIVHDKNFESKRSSDTEHGILDLVIVGAGVSGMAAALEAKNQGLDFEIFEATEPFSTIVNFPKGKPIYTYPTDMVPKGDLQFTAEVKEPLVEEIKEQTLGKGIEPRIARVERVISKGDYFEIVIPDGENLKALRVIVGIGRSGNFRKLGVPGEDKDKVYNRLHDPRDFEGKNVLVVGGGDSALETAIAIARAGGYVTLSYRKEEFSRPKPENIECVNKLMADPMADVSVETPSSERISTSTGGYMPEKHEPGKINILMKSEVKEIEDDDVTIIDSDGNEITFPNDAVFSMIGREAPLDFFRRSGVKIRGEVGVKGVTAMILFLLLMTFIYNWKAGGSLTKLFQENNWFPFNLPGLFNSLGASFTQMANDPSTLIGTVTITLQEPGFYYALAYSLLVIIFGILRIRRRKTPYITVQTITLTLVQVIPLFLLPYFVLPYLGYNGIFDAGFMKSAGDALFPQVDYGHGREYWRAFGFILAWPLFIWNVFSSEPLWTWLIISVVQTFVLIPLMIYFWGKGAYCGWICSCGAMAETLGDTQRHKMPHGAKWNRVNMMGQAILLIAFIILIARVLSWALPDTGFGQWLNSLYAGALYDWKIFGIQFNYKWVVDLFFAGIIGYGLYFWYSGRVWCRFMCPLAALMHIYARFSRFRILADKKKCISCNVCTSVCHQGIDIMNFANKGLPMNDPECVRCSACVQSCPTGVLQFGQINRKTGEVIKIDGLAASPVLMKENK, from the coding sequence ATGCCGGGAACTATATTCGAACCTGTAAGACGATACACTAGATGGCTTCATACGCAGTGGCCTGCCGGAATCGTGGAGAAGCTGCCGGAAGTCAGGGAAGACTATTCGACGAACGTACCCGGCCTCTATATTGTGGGTGATTTAACCGGTATTCCCCTTTTGAAATTTTCCTCCGACTCCGGGGCGAGAGCGGTACAGAACATAGTTCATGACAAGAATTTTGAGAGCAAGCGCTCTTCCGACACGGAGCACGGCATACTGGACCTCGTGATAGTGGGAGCGGGGGTTTCGGGAATGGCGGCCGCGCTCGAGGCGAAGAACCAGGGTCTTGACTTTGAGATATTTGAAGCAACGGAGCCGTTTTCCACTATCGTGAATTTCCCCAAGGGAAAACCTATCTATACGTACCCGACCGATATGGTACCGAAAGGTGACCTACAGTTTACCGCTGAGGTAAAAGAGCCTCTCGTGGAGGAGATCAAGGAGCAGACCCTGGGGAAGGGAATCGAGCCCAGAATTGCAAGGGTCGAGAGGGTTATCAGCAAGGGAGATTACTTTGAGATAGTTATACCGGACGGGGAGAACCTGAAGGCGCTCCGCGTGATAGTAGGCATAGGGCGCTCGGGTAATTTCAGAAAACTCGGGGTTCCCGGCGAAGATAAAGACAAGGTGTACAACAGGCTCCACGACCCCCGCGACTTCGAGGGGAAGAATGTGCTCGTCGTGGGCGGGGGGGACAGCGCGCTAGAAACCGCGATTGCGATTGCAAGGGCCGGAGGATACGTAACTCTTTCTTACAGAAAAGAGGAATTCTCCCGTCCCAAACCCGAAAACATAGAATGTGTTAACAAGCTCATGGCGGACCCGATGGCCGACGTCTCCGTGGAGACGCCCTCCTCCGAGCGAATCTCAACCAGCACGGGCGGGTATATGCCGGAGAAGCATGAGCCCGGCAAGATAAATATCCTCATGAAGAGCGAGGTCAAAGAAATCGAGGACGATGACGTAACGATAATCGACAGCGACGGCAATGAAATTACTTTCCCCAACGACGCAGTATTCAGTATGATAGGGCGGGAGGCGCCGCTCGACTTTTTCAGGCGAAGCGGAGTGAAAATAAGGGGCGAGGTGGGCGTCAAAGGCGTGACAGCCATGATTTTGTTCCTGCTACTCATGACGTTTATCTACAACTGGAAAGCGGGAGGCTCGCTAACCAAGCTGTTTCAGGAAAATAACTGGTTCCCGTTTAACCTGCCCGGACTTTTCAACAGTCTGGGCGCGTCATTCACGCAGATGGCAAACGACCCCTCTACTTTGATCGGGACCGTTACCATCACGCTGCAGGAACCCGGATTCTACTACGCGCTGGCATATTCCCTTCTGGTAATAATTTTCGGGATTCTCCGCATCAGGAGACGCAAGACTCCCTATATAACCGTGCAGACCATCACTCTTACGCTGGTGCAGGTGATACCGTTATTTCTGCTTCCCTACTTCGTGCTTCCGTACCTGGGGTACAACGGCATATTTGACGCCGGTTTCATGAAATCCGCGGGAGACGCCCTTTTCCCGCAGGTAGACTACGGCCACGGACGCGAATACTGGCGGGCTTTCGGCTTCATCCTCGCCTGGCCCCTTTTCATTTGGAACGTATTCAGCTCGGAGCCCCTCTGGACGTGGCTCATAATCAGCGTCGTTCAGACCTTCGTGCTTATACCCCTGATGATCTACTTCTGGGGCAAGGGGGCATACTGCGGGTGGATATGCTCCTGCGGCGCCATGGCCGAAACGCTCGGGGATACACAGAGGCACAAAATGCCTCACGGCGCCAAGTGGAACCGCGTAAATATGATGGGTCAGGCTATACTCCTGATCGCCTTCATAATACTGATAGCCAGGGTCCTGAGCTGGGCATTGCCGGACACCGGTTTCGGCCAGTGGCTCAACAGCCTGTACGCGGGCGCTCTCTATGACTGGAAAATATTCGGCATACAGTTTAACTACAAATGGGTGGTCGATCTCTTTTTCGCCGGCATCATAGGATACGGGCTCTATTTCTGGTACAGCGGCAGGGTGTGGTGCAGGTTCATGTGCCCCCTAGCAGCGCTGATGCACATTTACGCGAGGTTCAGCCGCTTCAGGATTCTGGCGGACAAGAAAAAGTGCATCTCTTGTAACGTGTGCACGTCCGTCTGCCATCAGGGAATCGACATCATGAACTTTGCGAACAAGGGGCTGCCTATGAACGACCCCGAATGCGTCCGATGCAGCGCATGCGTTCAGTCGTGTCCCACCGGCGTGCTACAGTTCGGCCAGATAAACCGCAAGACAGGCGAGGTGATTAAGATCGACGGACTCGCGGCTTCTCCGGTATTAATGAAAGAGAATAAATAG
- a CDS encoding sigma-70 family RNA polymerase sigma factor — protein MERNSDINPDKELMALVKKRDKTAFREIYSRFSQVVFNLVYRILKDRQEAEEVVQEIFLQVWNKADSYDAQRGALSTWIINISRNKSIDRLRTRSHKFQNTEINEERLNSKYDFSRILENREERRKVLQEALNTLPQEQRTAIEMVYFEGFTHVETAQKLNEPVGTIKTRIRLGVMKLKQKIAPYFEELN, from the coding sequence ATGGAAAGAAATTCAGATATCAATCCTGATAAAGAATTAATGGCACTCGTAAAAAAGAGAGACAAAACCGCCTTCAGGGAGATATACTCCCGTTTTTCACAGGTCGTATTCAACCTTGTTTACAGAATTCTCAAGGACAGGCAGGAAGCCGAAGAAGTGGTTCAGGAGATATTTCTTCAGGTCTGGAACAAGGCCGATTCATACGACGCCCAAAGGGGCGCTCTCTCAACCTGGATTATCAATATATCGAGGAACAAATCCATAGACAGACTCAGAACCCGGAGTCATAAATTCCAAAATACCGAAATTAATGAAGAAAGATTGAACTCAAAATACGATTTCTCTCGTATATTAGAAAATAGGGAGGAAAGAAGGAAGGTTTTACAGGAAGCCCTTAATACGCTTCCTCAAGAACAGAGAACAGCGATAGAGATGGTCTATTTCGAGGGATTCACGCATGTAGAGACAGCCCAAAAGCTGAATGAACCCGTAGGGACCATAAAAACCAGGATCAGGCTCGGCGTAATGAAGTTAAAACAAAAAATCGCTCCCTATTTCGAGGAATTGAATTAA
- a CDS encoding FUSC family protein → MTFQDQLNSFRVKKALKVALASIICVIINALGDFQYGFFAVINVFILMVMIPETTVEQGIIVFFGSAIGVFVAYLFMSLLTGLKPVYLILMVVWLLFCMYVFSSPRYSFGALQAGLFSSWLMIAAMSDPGGVPSMGIHLILQTALGIVVALAVYFLLWPPRHERLLKQMMSSVFINFSDMVQYFVDEKINLSERRNGANRISLNSFSGLLAQISRAAAATKDTEFPEDMYVKLVARLKNIFLKVEALRETLSDGRFFLSDEDVVSVLTGVFRQLSEHYKDLGRAVEQGVKVDSLSVNFRGDIDYLENRYREMHDKPGMDFDYYSEVTVFGTLIEVIKDIAREVDAIDSCHNMIQSAEAYKEMKLRRISGNPASQRYRDAAGFHLDPVRLRLSIKVVLAIMIVVFGDLYFDLPASVETLITAVLVTAAPANIGQAHLKEKLRFLAVIVGGLYSLGVILIVSQLTHFSVFLLLLWLGLFLGAYTASGSERVSYAGFQMGIVLPLILLGTDGPPTSFTIAVQRFVGVIIGGVIALVIVHFVWPVDPLERLREGLSAALHRSGLVFKTLLRLDRKDEKNVESQVMTVASELPTSAALLKDAHYVIGERDLRSKEYIQVIESLEIIYAELENLRKTIYIDAGSDLINQYISFMSPHYEKIGTVFDRLAERLKAGTNPAAGVDINELSEQVKSGRAEFRESGASLQFSSEDLEKLSLLVTSIDGILSSVAKISEAVAAIGESSPGKQTYKLAGEHES, encoded by the coding sequence ATGACATTCCAGGATCAACTTAATTCGTTCCGTGTAAAGAAGGCTCTCAAGGTTGCGCTCGCTTCGATAATCTGCGTAATCATAAACGCCCTCGGAGACTTCCAGTACGGGTTTTTTGCCGTGATCAATGTTTTTATATTGATGGTAATGATTCCCGAAACTACTGTTGAACAGGGGATAATAGTTTTTTTTGGGAGCGCTATCGGAGTATTTGTGGCCTATTTGTTTATGAGCCTGCTCACCGGGCTTAAGCCGGTCTATTTGATATTAATGGTTGTCTGGTTGTTGTTTTGCATGTACGTGTTTTCCAGTCCGCGCTATTCCTTCGGGGCGCTTCAGGCCGGGCTTTTCTCGTCCTGGCTTATGATCGCAGCTATGAGCGATCCGGGCGGTGTACCTTCAATGGGGATTCATCTTATTTTACAGACCGCGCTCGGCATAGTAGTTGCCCTGGCGGTTTATTTTCTCCTTTGGCCGCCCCGTCATGAAAGATTATTAAAGCAAATGATGTCTTCGGTTTTTATAAATTTTAGCGACATGGTTCAATATTTCGTCGACGAGAAAATTAACCTGTCGGAACGGAGGAACGGTGCCAATAGAATTTCCCTGAACAGTTTCAGCGGCCTTCTAGCCCAGATTTCAAGAGCCGCCGCCGCGACGAAAGATACGGAATTTCCGGAGGATATGTACGTAAAATTAGTCGCGCGGCTTAAAAATATATTCCTTAAGGTCGAGGCCTTGCGTGAGACTCTCTCTGACGGGCGGTTTTTTTTATCGGACGAGGATGTTGTCTCGGTATTAACCGGAGTATTCAGGCAGTTATCGGAGCATTATAAAGATCTCGGGCGAGCTGTAGAGCAGGGGGTAAAAGTAGATTCTTTATCCGTTAATTTCCGCGGCGACATCGATTATTTAGAGAACAGATATCGTGAAATGCATGACAAACCCGGGATGGACTTCGATTATTACAGCGAAGTTACCGTGTTTGGAACATTAATTGAGGTAATTAAAGACATAGCTCGGGAAGTTGACGCAATTGATAGCTGCCACAATATGATTCAGAGCGCCGAAGCGTATAAAGAAATGAAACTGAGGAGAATAAGCGGGAATCCGGCCTCGCAAAGGTACAGAGACGCAGCCGGGTTTCATCTTGACCCGGTAAGATTGAGACTGAGTATTAAAGTAGTTCTTGCGATAATGATTGTCGTGTTCGGGGACCTCTATTTTGATCTGCCTGCGAGTGTGGAGACTTTAATAACCGCGGTACTGGTCACAGCCGCGCCAGCAAATATAGGCCAGGCTCATCTGAAGGAGAAGCTCCGTTTCCTGGCCGTAATAGTAGGCGGGCTTTATAGCCTGGGAGTTATTTTAATCGTCTCTCAACTTACACACTTTTCAGTTTTTTTATTGTTGCTGTGGCTGGGTTTATTCCTGGGGGCATATACGGCGTCGGGCAGCGAGCGGGTTTCGTATGCCGGATTCCAGATGGGCATAGTCCTTCCGCTGATTCTGCTCGGTACCGACGGACCGCCCACTTCATTTACCATTGCCGTTCAGCGGTTTGTCGGAGTAATTATAGGGGGAGTCATTGCGTTAGTCATAGTGCATTTTGTCTGGCCTGTCGACCCGCTTGAGAGGCTCAGGGAAGGGCTCTCGGCAGCGCTCCACAGATCAGGACTCGTATTCAAAACACTGCTCAGGCTGGACAGGAAGGATGAAAAAAACGTAGAATCGCAGGTAATGACCGTAGCTTCCGAATTACCCACAAGCGCTGCGCTTTTAAAAGACGCGCACTATGTAATAGGCGAAAGGGACCTGCGTTCCAAAGAGTACATTCAGGTGATAGAGTCTCTGGAGATAATTTACGCTGAGCTCGAGAACCTGAGAAAAACTATATATATAGATGCGGGGAGTGATTTGATTAATCAATATATCTCTTTTATGTCTCCTCATTACGAGAAAATCGGCACTGTGTTCGATAGGCTTGCAGAGCGTCTCAAAGCCGGTACGAATCCGGCGGCGGGAGTTGATATTAACGAGCTCAGTGAACAGGTGAAATCCGGGAGGGCCGAATTCCGCGAATCAGGCGCATCATTGCAATTCAGCAGTGAAGACCTGGAGAAACTTTCACTGCTGGTTACGAGCATAGACGGTATCTTATCCTCTGTAGCAAAGATATCTGAGGCCGTAGCAGCGATTGGGGAGAGTTCCCCCGGCAAACAAACTTATAAATTAGCGGGGGAACATGAAAGCTGA
- a CDS encoding DUF547 domain-containing protein, translating to MNIYRDFLKCLSFCLLTAAFSFLIFSISYREAGAFDHTHKLYGKVLESYEKDGLVDYRGLKSDSGDLRAYIEQASSVTGEEFEGWSQAEQLAFLLNLYNARTFQLIIDNYPVESIKMIAADSKGPWEEPIVLLFGDKITLNALENDFIRKSYKEPRIHFALVCAAKGCPPLLGKPYTGSKLNGQLESQTRKFLADKDKNYVDSANEVIRLSPVFQWFEGDFSDKSGSVQAFVEPYFGQTELDDYKIEYTNYDWSLNDFSPQNN from the coding sequence ATGAATATCTATCGGGACTTCCTTAAATGCCTTTCTTTTTGCCTTCTCACAGCGGCTTTTTCATTTTTAATTTTCTCTATTTCGTACCGTGAAGCGGGAGCATTCGACCACACTCACAAGCTATACGGGAAAGTGCTCGAATCATACGAGAAAGACGGGCTTGTCGATTACAGGGGTCTCAAATCAGATTCGGGAGATTTAAGAGCTTATATAGAGCAGGCCTCAAGTGTGACGGGTGAAGAATTTGAAGGCTGGAGCCAAGCAGAGCAGCTCGCCTTTTTATTAAACCTCTACAATGCCCGCACGTTCCAGTTAATAATAGATAACTACCCCGTTGAAAGCATTAAGATGATAGCCGCCGACTCAAAAGGGCCGTGGGAGGAGCCCATCGTGCTTCTTTTCGGGGACAAAATTACGCTTAACGCCTTGGAGAACGATTTTATAAGAAAGAGCTACAAAGAACCCAGAATCCACTTCGCCCTCGTATGCGCGGCCAAAGGATGCCCTCCGCTACTCGGCAAACCCTATACAGGAAGTAAATTAAACGGTCAGCTCGAATCTCAAACCCGTAAATTTCTGGCGGACAAGGACAAAAATTATGTGGACTCGGCGAACGAAGTGATAAGGTTATCCCCCGTATTTCAATGGTTTGAAGGGGATTTTTCGGACAAGTCAGGGTCGGTCCAGGCTTTTGTCGAGCCCTACTTCGGACAAACAGAGCTTGATGATTACAAGATTGAATACACAAATTACGACTGGTCGTTAAACGATTTCTCGCCGCAAAATAATTAG
- a CDS encoding glycosyltransferase family 2 protein translates to MLPKILVIIPAYNEEDSIGKVIADIPKELACETVVVDNGSTDRTGELASEAGAIVLREDRRGYGHACLRGIDYAKSKSRGERPEIIVFLDGDYSDYPEEMRMIVRPIIEDDFDMVIGSRTSGKAEKGALLPQAVFGNALATTLIKWFYGAKFTDLGPFRAIKLDRLIELGMTDTTYGWTVEMQVKAAKRGLRCTEVPVSYRKRIGTSKITGTLSGSVKAGYKILWTIFKLI, encoded by the coding sequence ATGTTACCCAAAATCCTCGTCATTATCCCGGCCTATAATGAAGAAGACTCTATCGGAAAAGTAATTGCGGATATTCCGAAGGAGCTTGCTTGCGAGACAGTCGTCGTCGATAACGGCTCAACAGACAGGACAGGTGAATTGGCAAGTGAAGCCGGAGCGATTGTGTTAAGGGAAGACCGGAGGGGATACGGACACGCGTGTCTCAGAGGTATAGATTACGCTAAATCCAAATCCCGCGGGGAGCGCCCGGAGATAATCGTTTTTCTCGACGGGGATTATTCGGACTACCCCGAGGAAATGAGAATGATAGTGAGGCCAATAATCGAGGACGATTTCGATATGGTGATAGGCTCTAGAACGAGCGGGAAAGCGGAGAAAGGCGCGCTCCTGCCGCAGGCGGTCTTCGGAAACGCGCTCGCGACGACTCTGATTAAATGGTTTTACGGGGCGAAGTTCACCGACCTCGGCCCCTTCCGCGCAATCAAGCTAGACAGGCTGATTGAGCTTGGAATGACGGATACCACGTACGGATGGACGGTTGAGATGCAGGTAAAGGCGGCAAAAAGGGGGCTCAGGTGCACGGAAGTCCCGGTGAGCTACAGGAAGAGAATCGGAACGTCCAAGATAACCGGTACGCTGAGCGGCTCCGTTAAAGCGGGGTATAAGATTCTCTGGACGATATTTAAGCTTATTTGA
- a CDS encoding DUF4396 domain-containing protein yields the protein MIIPETMAGGALVLWFILTGLSLIYLIYDLETNTPSMWVMKLAWILIVLYMGPVGLFIYLLSCRQPLPETHDDYIAPHWKQSVGSMMHCVAGDATGIILAAVVTFHLGLPNGLDLIIEYSTAFVVGLLIFQALFMKSMMGGNYLKAIEKTFFAETVSMNFVMVGMIPVMAIMRARIEGGDDPKGLMFWGISSIAAIAGTMTAYPINSWLVGSGLKHGMMTAASSKPTMPGTSGGGHHEEPDVSLTKKFSVFLLSAACLIAAVWITSWFVELRVR from the coding sequence ATGATAATTCCGGAAACGATGGCGGGAGGGGCTCTGGTATTATGGTTTATACTTACCGGTCTATCTCTCATATACCTCATATATGATCTAGAAACAAACACCCCCTCCATGTGGGTGATGAAGCTCGCATGGATTCTGATCGTACTGTATATGGGCCCCGTGGGGCTTTTTATATATTTGCTCTCCTGCCGCCAGCCCTTGCCCGAAACGCACGACGATTATATAGCCCCGCACTGGAAACAGTCCGTCGGGTCGATGATGCACTGTGTCGCCGGGGACGCGACCGGGATAATTCTGGCGGCTGTCGTCACGTTCCACCTGGGGCTTCCGAACGGTCTCGACCTGATAATCGAATACTCCACGGCATTCGTTGTGGGACTGCTGATATTTCAGGCGCTCTTCATGAAGTCGATGATGGGGGGAAATTACCTGAAGGCCATCGAAAAGACATTCTTCGCCGAGACGGTTTCTATGAACTTCGTGATGGTGGGGATGATCCCGGTAATGGCGATAATGAGGGCCAGGATAGAGGGAGGGGACGATCCAAAGGGGCTCATGTTCTGGGGGATATCGTCTATCGCGGCTATAGCGGGTACCATGACCGCCTATCCTATAAATTCGTGGCTCGTCGGGAGCGGTCTCAAGCACGGGATGATGACCGCGGCATCGAGCAAGCCCACCATGCCGGGTACGTCGGGCGGGGGGCATCATGAGGAGCCGGATGTATCGCTTACGAAGAAATTCAGCGTTTTTCTACTCTCGGCGGCCTGCCTGATCGCGGCCGTATGGATTACCTCTTGGTTTGTCGAGCTTAGGGTTCGTTAA
- a CDS encoding anti-sigma factor, with protein MPHKKEYEDQIALYALGLLEGEELREVEEHLESGCAICEGLLEDSGVVFNNLAFSLEDSPLPDNLESKIFDRLETTEDSIDRPAQSGFWRNIKPVWLNLGAAVSFALIVFLIISNLNMRSRLSSQEDTLQQLQASLGDKTEVIESMKNKLSSQEDTLQHLQARLGEETEVAEFMMNPRVEIVKLSDKMTDKKASGRLLMNPDTHQAMLIVSNVPALEEGKTYQLWIINEGKPESMGTFDVGADGNQVMEIKSMPEPVETSQFAVTLEPEGGMPHPTGDMYLLGSL; from the coding sequence ATGCCTCACAAAAAAGAATACGAAGATCAAATCGCGTTATACGCTCTTGGCCTCCTCGAAGGAGAAGAGTTAAGGGAGGTTGAAGAACACCTGGAATCAGGGTGCGCAATTTGCGAAGGCCTTCTTGAAGATAGCGGAGTTGTATTCAACAACCTTGCGTTCAGCCTGGAAGACTCCCCTCTGCCCGATAACCTCGAAAGCAAAATTTTTGACAGACTGGAAACTACTGAAGACTCAATTGACAGACCTGCGCAGAGCGGTTTCTGGCGGAACATCAAACCCGTGTGGCTCAATCTGGGGGCCGCGGTTTCATTCGCACTGATAGTGTTCCTGATCATATCCAACCTAAACATGAGGAGCAGGTTGTCCTCCCAGGAGGACACGCTCCAACAGCTTCAGGCTAGCCTCGGAGATAAAACAGAAGTGATTGAGAGTATGAAGAATAAATTATCATCTCAGGAAGATACACTTCAGCATCTTCAGGCGAGGCTCGGAGAAGAAACTGAAGTGGCGGAATTCATGATGAATCCGAGAGTCGAGATCGTAAAACTGTCGGATAAGATGACCGATAAAAAGGCTTCGGGAAGACTGTTAATGAACCCGGACACTCATCAAGCCATGTTGATAGTTTCCAACGTGCCTGCCCTGGAGGAAGGAAAAACCTATCAGCTCTGGATAATTAACGAGGGGAAGCCCGAAAGTATGGGCACATTTGATGTCGGGGCGGACGGCAATCAAGTGATGGAGATTAAAAGCATGCCAGAGCCCGTGGAAACGAGCCAGTTTGCGGTAACCCTTGAACCCGAAGGCGGGATGCCGCATCCAACTGGAGATATGTATTTGTTAGGTTCACTTTAA
- a CDS encoding MarC family protein translates to MSEAQIATFAVAMLAITNPIGNLAIFAGLTGDKTAEEKKKTAFVAGLAILIILIIVTWSGELILKAFGINIAAFETAGGLIIALIGLSMLHAKTSGIHHSPEEHEEAKTKDSVAVVPIAIPIVAGPGAITTIVVQVQKSGTIEDKIVITVVSIAISLLLWLCFYFSGPVSRLLGVTGINIVTRIMGIILAAIAFQMLASGLRTLFPGWA, encoded by the coding sequence ATGAGCGAAGCCCAAATAGCCACCTTTGCGGTTGCCATGCTGGCTATCACAAACCCCATCGGGAACCTTGCGATCTTCGCGGGACTCACGGGGGATAAAACCGCCGAAGAGAAGAAAAAAACCGCGTTTGTGGCCGGTCTGGCAATTCTTATAATCCTGATAATTGTCACATGGAGCGGGGAGCTCATATTAAAAGCCTTCGGAATTAATATCGCGGCATTTGAAACTGCGGGAGGATTAATAATCGCGCTTATCGGGCTCTCTATGCTTCACGCGAAGACGAGCGGGATACATCATTCCCCCGAGGAGCATGAAGAGGCGAAAACCAAGGACTCCGTAGCCGTAGTCCCGATAGCTATTCCCATAGTGGCGGGGCCGGGAGCTATTACGACTATTGTGGTTCAGGTGCAAAAATCCGGCACGATCGAGGACAAGATAGTAATTACAGTCGTTTCAATCGCCATATCGCTTCTTCTCTGGTTATGTTTTTACTTTTCGGGTCCCGTTAGCCGCCTCCTCGGTGTCACTGGCATAAATATAGTAACCCGTATAATGGGAATCATACTCGCCGCAATCGCTTTTCAGATGCTCGCAAGCGGTCTCAGAACCCTCTTCCCGGGTTGGGCCTAG
- a CDS encoding HlyD family secretion protein: MNKIAFSAKFWVITIISIIILLIFYYVLLDRYTPYTGDAYIQAYVLQVAPQVDGQVIRVYVENNERVNKGDKLFSLDPRPYEYQVQLLRARLVQTRQQIDELKSDIVAAEQGVKEAEADLIYATKRYNDLVPLAEKNYIAKLELDQATDQLNSGKAALLRARAEYEKARQALEYKIDGEYALIKEVEADLANAEYNLNQSTFYAPSDGIVTNLQLVVGAYISVGDAVLTFVDTDNWWVVANFRENSIGQIRPGQNAEISVSLYPGTIFKAVVETTDRGVSAGQGMPSGELPDVENPENWVRLAQRFPVRLRITNLDPDIYHLRVGGSASVAVFTGDGNWILNSLAKLWLRIGTVVDFVY; this comes from the coding sequence ATGAACAAAATCGCTTTTTCAGCCAAATTCTGGGTAATTACAATAATATCGATAATTATCCTGCTGATTTTCTATTATGTGCTTCTGGACAGGTACACACCCTATACTGGCGACGCGTATATTCAGGCGTATGTCCTTCAGGTGGCCCCTCAGGTGGACGGACAGGTGATACGGGTATATGTCGAAAATAACGAGCGCGTCAACAAGGGGGATAAGCTGTTCAGCCTCGACCCGAGACCGTATGAATACCAGGTACAGCTGCTCCGCGCCAGGCTCGTTCAGACGCGCCAGCAAATAGACGAGCTCAAGAGCGATATCGTAGCCGCCGAACAGGGAGTTAAAGAGGCAGAGGCCGATTTGATATACGCCACGAAACGCTATAACGACCTCGTTCCCCTTGCCGAAAAGAACTATATAGCGAAACTCGAGCTGGATCAGGCAACCGATCAGCTGAACTCTGGTAAGGCGGCTCTGCTCAGGGCCAGGGCCGAATACGAGAAGGCGCGGCAGGCTCTGGAATATAAGATTGACGGCGAGTATGCATTAATAAAAGAGGTGGAAGCTGATCTGGCCAATGCCGAGTATAATTTGAACCAGAGTACTTTTTACGCTCCCAGCGACGGAATAGTTACGAACCTTCAGCTTGTGGTGGGCGCGTATATCAGTGTCGGTGACGCGGTTCTCACATTCGTGGATACGGACAACTGGTGGGTGGTAGCGAATTTCAGGGAGAACAGCATCGGGCAGATTCGCCCCGGTCAGAATGCCGAGATAAGCGTTTCGCTCTATCCGGGGACTATATTCAAAGCGGTCGTCGAAACCACGGACCGGGGCGTGAGCGCGGGGCAGGGGATGCCGTCCGGTGAGCTTCCCGACGTGGAAAACCCGGAGAACTGGGTGCGGCTCGCCCAGCGTTTCCCGGTCAGGCTCAGAATCACGAATCTCGATCCGGACATTTATCATTTGAGAGTCGGGGGCTCGGCGAGTGTGGCGGTATTCACGGGTGACGGCAACTGGATATTAAACAGCCTCGCGAAACTCTGGCTCCGCATCGGCACCGTTGTGGACTTTGTTTATTAG